In Pelagicoccus sp. SDUM812003, the genomic stretch ATCGCTGCGAGGCTCTGGAGCCTATAACGCTCCGGAATTCGAACCCGCGACTTGGGAGCTGGCAAAGGGCGTTCACTACATTTATCTCCGTGGTCGTGAAACGGATACGCAATTGCGTCAGCTTACGCTGATGTCTACTGCCGATGCAGGGGGGGCCGCCCCGGTCCAGCCTACGACTTTGGATGTGAAGGAACTTGTCGGCGACGACAACACATAGGAGAACGATTTAGGAACGAGTCGATCTAGCGTATCCAGCTTTCGGTACGCTATCTTTCAGAATGCGGCTACCGGTAGACCTGGTAGTCGCGTTCGCGTGTACGCGACCTTGTCTTTTCGGTCTCCAGCGCGATCGGTTCGCGTACTTCGATATGCAATTCAGCTCGATTCACGCCCACGACTTGGGGCAATCCTCGAGAACGAATCCGTCGAGTTCGGGCTGCAAAGCGATCGCTCGCGAGATTTATGTTTTCGAGTTTCCGCGAATTGGAAAGTAGAGCGCGTCTCAGCTAGACGAGCGTTGCCAGGTTGCGGTTCGCATTCGCGACCATTGGCCCTGTTTGTTCACCTATACCCAACCTCAAATATGATAAATGCCATGTCTCTCATCTCTAAGATCGAAACTGCAAGCGCCATTAGCCGCGGGTTCATTTGCATGACCGGATACACCGTAGCGAGCCCGTTTCATCGTCCGTCTCGCCTACGCTTCCTAGAAGCGGCTCGAGAACGGTTCAGCGTCTATTTGAGGGAGCCAACCTTGGAGCGCGTGGCGGTGTCGGAGCTAGTGGATACGGTGGAGGAAATCGTATTGCGCCATAGCATCGCTGGCGAGTGGCAGGTGACCCTGCCGGAACTGGCCGTTCTCGTAGGCATCGCCAAGTCTCGCTCCGTATCCAATATCTTCGAGATCGGAACCTTCGATGGCAGGACGTCGCTGAACCTCTCCTTGAACAGCCCTAGCGCCGCGATACGGACGATCGACCTGCCAGATGGAGTCCCAGGCTCTCCAGGCGGAAAGAAGCCGGGGTCGCTGATCAGAGAGCGCGTTCAGGAAGGCGCGATCGAGCAGCTGTTTGGCAATTCGCTCGAGTACGATTTCTCGCCTTGGTATGGAAAGCAGGACTTTGTATTCATCGATGCAGGACACAGCTATCGAAATGCCTTGGCTGATTCGAAGACTGCCTTGAAGCTGGTCGAGGGGCAGGAGGCCATTATTCTGTGGCATGACTACGCATCGATGCCCGGGGTTACGCAGGCGGTTGAGGAAACGTGCGCTCAGATCTCCAGCGATGTGACCACTGGTTGGATCGAGGGGACTTCGCTCGCGTTTGTCGTCTCCCGGCCCGGTAGTCCGATCCGATTGAAGTGAACAGCGGCCGCACCGCTGGCGCGAATGCGATTTCAACTATCGACTCCGGGTTTCGAGATCGATTGGCAGGAGAGCTGCTTGAGGTAATCGAAGTCTGTGTAGTTAAGGAATAGATACGGCACGCATGAGAATACTTTTGGTAACTTGGGTTGCACCGGTGCCTACAAGCATCGGCGGCAGCCAGCGGACAAACCTGCTCCATCGCGCCTTGAGCGAGCTGGGCGAGGTCGAGATGATCGTTCTATCGTCGGCAACGAGGTATACGGAGGAGCAGTGGCGGGTCATGAAGGACCGTTTCGGTCTAGTGGGGCGCATCCACTTGCCCAAGGCCTTCGAGAGGTCTCCTTGGAAATACCTGCCGCTTCCCCAGCGATG encodes the following:
- a CDS encoding class I SAM-dependent methyltransferase, which translates into the protein MSLISKIETASAISRGFICMTGYTVASPFHRPSRLRFLEAARERFSVYLREPTLERVAVSELVDTVEEIVLRHSIAGEWQVTLPELAVLVGIAKSRSVSNIFEIGTFDGRTSLNLSLNSPSAAIRTIDLPDGVPGSPGGKKPGSLIRERVQEGAIEQLFGNSLEYDFSPWYGKQDFVFIDAGHSYRNALADSKTALKLVEGQEAIILWHDYASMPGVTQAVEETCAQISSDVTTGWIEGTSLAFVVSRPGSPIRLK